One Falco peregrinus isolate bFalPer1 chromosome 6, bFalPer1.pri, whole genome shotgun sequence DNA segment encodes these proteins:
- the M6PR gene encoding cation-dependent mannose-6-phosphate receptor isoform X1 codes for MPVSPGSLFHRSGRTCARARARWGEAGRGGGGSRMSSPCCTSAVLIVFVAFAVSVGAEQLKERSCDVIGDESSESQTEKALLKKLEPLSQMRFNVTVEKGKTENYVYSFRVCREVNSTLHDFGGLVQTDRQNGKTTVIGRINETQVFNGSDWIMLIYKGGDSYGRHCSGEKRRAVIMISCKRGVTASSFSIISEEREKEQDCFYLFEMDSSVACPAEDSHLSVGSILLITFASLIAVYIIGGFLYQRLVVGAKGMEQFPHFAFWQDLGNLVADGCDFVCRSKPRNAPAAYRGVGDDQLGEESEERDDHLLPM; via the exons ATGCCCGTGAGCCCCGGATCGCTCTTCCATAGAAGCGGACGAACCTGTGCCCGTGCCCGTGCGCGGTGGGGGGAGGCCGGGCGGGGCGGTGGCGGCAGCAG GATGTCATCACCTTGCTGTACCTCTGCTGTGCTGATAGTCTTTGTGGCCTTTGCTGTCAGCGTGGGGGCTGAACAGTTGAAAGAGAGGAGCTGTGATGTGATTGGTGATGAAAGCAGTGAGTCGCAAACAGAAAAAGCCCTGCTGAAGAAGCTGGAGCCCCTGAGCCAAATGAG gttTAACGTGACTGTGGAGAAAGGGAAAACGGAAAACTATGTCTACAGTTTCAGGGTATGCAGGGAGGTTAACAGCACCTTGCACGATTTTGGTGGCTTGGTACAAACAGATAGACAGAATGGAAAGACCACAGTGATAGGAAGAATCAATGAAACCCAGGTCTTCAATGGAA GTGACTGGATCATGCTGATTTATAAAGGAGGTGATTCATATGGCAGGCACTGCAGTGGTGAAAAGAGAAGAGCTGTGATAATGATTTCTTGCAAGCGGGGTGTTACAGCG AGTTCATTCAGCATTATTTCAGAAGAGCGGGAAAAAGAACAGGACTGTTTCTACCTCTTTGAGATGGACAGCAGTGTGGCTTGTCCAGCGGAGGATTCCCACCTCAGTGTTGGCTCCATTCTACTGATCAC GTTTGCTTCACTGATTGCAGTCTACATCATTGGTGGGTTCCTCTACCAGCGCCTTGTAGTGGGAGCAAAGGGCATGGAACAGTTTCCTCACTTTGCCTTCTGGCAAGATCTGGGCAATTTGGTGGCG GATGGCTGTGACTTTGTCTGCCGATCTAAGCCTCGAAATGCACCAGCTGCATACCGTGGTGTGGGTGATGACCAGCTGGGTGAGGAGTCAGAAGAACGGGATGACCACTTGCTACCAATGTGA
- the M6PR gene encoding cation-dependent mannose-6-phosphate receptor isoform X2: MDPGRGGGNRFSNTGCSSSRLCLAAARQTLRMSSPCCTSAVLIVFVAFAVSVGAEQLKERSCDVIGDESSESQTEKALLKKLEPLSQMRFNVTVEKGKTENYVYSFRVCREVNSTLHDFGGLVQTDRQNGKTTVIGRINETQVFNGSDWIMLIYKGGDSYGRHCSGEKRRAVIMISCKRGVTASSFSIISEEREKEQDCFYLFEMDSSVACPAEDSHLSVGSILLITFASLIAVYIIGGFLYQRLVVGAKGMEQFPHFAFWQDLGNLVADGCDFVCRSKPRNAPAAYRGVGDDQLGEESEERDDHLLPM, from the exons ATGGaccccgggcgggggggcggtAATCGGTTCAGCAACACAGGCTGTTCCTCTAGCAGGCTCTGCctagctgcagccaggcagacACTTAG GATGTCATCACCTTGCTGTACCTCTGCTGTGCTGATAGTCTTTGTGGCCTTTGCTGTCAGCGTGGGGGCTGAACAGTTGAAAGAGAGGAGCTGTGATGTGATTGGTGATGAAAGCAGTGAGTCGCAAACAGAAAAAGCCCTGCTGAAGAAGCTGGAGCCCCTGAGCCAAATGAG gttTAACGTGACTGTGGAGAAAGGGAAAACGGAAAACTATGTCTACAGTTTCAGGGTATGCAGGGAGGTTAACAGCACCTTGCACGATTTTGGTGGCTTGGTACAAACAGATAGACAGAATGGAAAGACCACAGTGATAGGAAGAATCAATGAAACCCAGGTCTTCAATGGAA GTGACTGGATCATGCTGATTTATAAAGGAGGTGATTCATATGGCAGGCACTGCAGTGGTGAAAAGAGAAGAGCTGTGATAATGATTTCTTGCAAGCGGGGTGTTACAGCG AGTTCATTCAGCATTATTTCAGAAGAGCGGGAAAAAGAACAGGACTGTTTCTACCTCTTTGAGATGGACAGCAGTGTGGCTTGTCCAGCGGAGGATTCCCACCTCAGTGTTGGCTCCATTCTACTGATCAC GTTTGCTTCACTGATTGCAGTCTACATCATTGGTGGGTTCCTCTACCAGCGCCTTGTAGTGGGAGCAAAGGGCATGGAACAGTTTCCTCACTTTGCCTTCTGGCAAGATCTGGGCAATTTGGTGGCG GATGGCTGTGACTTTGTCTGCCGATCTAAGCCTCGAAATGCACCAGCTGCATACCGTGGTGTGGGTGATGACCAGCTGGGTGAGGAGTCAGAAGAACGGGATGACCACTTGCTACCAATGTGA